The genomic window GCCGGTCGCCTTGAGCGCGGCCTCGTCGACGAGGGAGGAGTCCTCGACCTCGCAGCGCAGACGGGTGATGCAGGGCTCGATCTCGACGATGTTGTCGAAGCCGCCGAGAGCGTCGACGATCTGCTGGGCCTGGGACATGGTGTCCTCCTTGATCGGCCGGCGTGAACCGGGTTGGTGCGGCCCTCCGCCGTCTCCTGGTCGGAGGGTGGGGGCGTCGCTGCGCCCCGCCAGGTGGCGGACCAGTGGTCCATACCAGTTGGTATCGTAATGGATCGAAGGCCGCTGTAAAGCGCGGCGCTAGGCGCCCGGCCTCCGTCGCGGCGGGGGCGGCGCCGCCACCGGCACCCACAGCTTGTAGCGGTCGGCCCGGTACAGGGAGCGCGAGTAGTCGACGGCGAGGTCCCCGTGGAAGGTGCGCCGCGTGATCTCCAGGGCCGGGGCCCTCACGGGCACGCCGAGGAGCGCGGCCTCCTCCGGGGTGGCGGCGTGCCCCTCGATGACGTCCTCGCCCCACTCGGGCGCGAGGCCCGCCTCCGTGAGCGCCGCGTAGACGGAGAAGGTCGGTTCGCCGTCGAGCAGCGCCGGGACG from Actinomyces radicidentis includes these protein-coding regions:
- a CDS encoding glucose PTS transporter subunit EIIB — translated: MSQAQQIVDALGGFDNIVEIEPCITRLRCEVEDSSLVDEAALKATGAHGVVTVGDTIQVVVGPNADTIAEDIEDLR